The Cyprinus carpio isolate SPL01 chromosome A19, ASM1834038v1, whole genome shotgun sequence genome has a segment encoding these proteins:
- the LOC109085921 gene encoding retinitis pigmentosa 9 protein homolog has translation MSDRKRSRKHHEDRHEKKKHKESKQDEGKYQHQTRKLIQEVQKLKHVETFYENPPPGFIKEEDDRPEDCIPDDPGNEDARSFLAHAPTKGLWMPLGKEVKVMQCWRCKRYGHRTGDKECPFFIKGNQKLEQFRVAHEDPMYDIIRENKRNEKETRIQQLKQMLEDTTSDSDSASSSSASSDHTRKKKKKKKEKRKKEKKKHVKKKKKHKAKASDDSDSD, from the exons ATGTCAGATCGCAAACGAAGCCGAAAGCACCACGAGGacagacatgaaaaaaagaaacacaaggaGTCAAAACAAGATGAAGGCAAATACCAACACCAAACCAGAAAACTGATTCAAGAGGTGCAGAAGCTCAAGCATGTGGAGACCTT CTATGAAAATCCTCCGCCTGGGTTCATTAAG GAAGAGGATGACAGACCAGAGGACTGTATCCCTGATGACCCTGGAAATGAGGACGCTAGGAGCTTTTTGGCTCACGCTCCCACTAAAGGACTGTGGATGCCTCTGGGGAAAGAGGTGAAGGTCATGCAGT GCTGGAGATGTAAGAGATACGGCCACAGAACGGGAGATAAAGAATGTCCTTTCTTTATCAAAGGCAACCAGAAACTGGAGCAGTTCAGAGTG GCGCATGAGGATCCAATGTACGATATCATCCGTGAAAACAAACGCAATGAAAAAGAGACTAG GATCCAGCAGTTGAAACAGATGCTTGAAGACACCACCTCCGACTCTGACTCCGCCTCGTCTTCCTCTGCCTCCTCCGATCACACccggaagaagaagaaaaagaaaaaagagaagaggaagaaagaaaagaagaaacacgtgaagaaaaagaagaagcacAAGGCCAAGGCTAGCGATGACTCAGACTCCGATTGA
- the LOC122148823 gene encoding UPF0711 protein C18orf21 homolog isoform X1 yields the protein MSAAKTEAHGKDKETSEEGVGRKEIRRRKMATCHTCNKMSRQPGMNRELLSTLSKNRSTPGSAGKQRTPQSASRPTPKSVVDRTPIGTPRSASSNTSSSPSKSGSAKPSPFTRLKKFLMLKNKQQSKKGGLKDFLSSL from the exons ATGTCTGCGGCCAAAACGGAAGCTCACGGCAAGGATAAGGAGACTTCTGAAGAGGGAGTCGGCAGGAAAGAGATTCGACGCAGAAAA ATGGCAACGTGTCACACCTGTAATAAGATGTCCAGACAACCTGGAATGAATCGTGAGCTTTTGTCTACATTGTCAAAGAACCGAAGTACCCCAGGAAGTGCGGGCAAACAAAGAACTCCACAGTCAGCCAGTAGGCCTACTCCGAAATCTGTAGTAGACAGAACACCAATTGGCACACCAAG GTCAGCATCTTCAAACACCAGCTCATCACCATCAAAGTCTGGCAGTGCGAAGCCGTCGCCTTTCACCCGCCTCAAGAAGTTCCTTAtgctaaaaaacaaacagcagagcAAGAAAGGTGGTCTGAAGGACTTCCTCTCATCTCTCTGA
- the LOC122148823 gene encoding UPF0711 protein C18orf21 homolog isoform X2, which produces MAAFVSMATCHTCNKMSRQPGMNRELLSTLSKNRSTPGSAGKQRTPQSASRPTPKSVVDRTPIGTPRSASSNTSSSPSKSGSAKPSPFTRLKKFLMLKNKQQSKKGGLKDFLSSL; this is translated from the exons ATGGCTGCCTTTGTGTCG ATGGCAACGTGTCACACCTGTAATAAGATGTCCAGACAACCTGGAATGAATCGTGAGCTTTTGTCTACATTGTCAAAGAACCGAAGTACCCCAGGAAGTGCGGGCAAACAAAGAACTCCACAGTCAGCCAGTAGGCCTACTCCGAAATCTGTAGTAGACAGAACACCAATTGGCACACCAAG GTCAGCATCTTCAAACACCAGCTCATCACCATCAAAGTCTGGCAGTGCGAAGCCGTCGCCTTTCACCCGCCTCAAGAAGTTCCTTAtgctaaaaaacaaacagcagagcAAGAAAGGTGGTCTGAAGGACTTCCTCTCATCTCTCTGA